A genomic segment from Candidatus Hydrogenedentota bacterium encodes:
- a CDS encoding PAS domain-containing protein: MHDLNAEIIQGLASGVIAVDRDATIITLNPAASEFLGVSVDAIRPGSNLKDIQHAEPLAALLAEIMRSGRAVSRHEITLSCPGGIVKQIGLSASLHRGQGAFDGVIVLFTDMTERLRLERSAELNRQLAALGELTAGVVHELRNPVSVISGLAELLIRKLEAGDARREAAETILRETREIERSISQFLGFARPFELQLGTCSPADIIDRTIQLCRRRAENNGVTIENQSGSHMHPMRADLYRFAQALSNIVNNAIDAAPKGGRVVLDAYEEGETTVFEIADNGPGIHLRPGEDLFAPFFTTKEGGTGLGLTIAHRIVTAHGGSVSYSNRPDRGACFVVRLARAGR; the protein is encoded by the coding sequence ATGCACGACCTCAACGCGGAGATCATTCAGGGCCTCGCCAGCGGGGTCATCGCCGTCGATCGCGACGCCACGATCATTACGTTGAATCCCGCCGCGTCCGAATTCCTCGGCGTGAGCGTGGACGCGATTCGCCCGGGATCAAACTTGAAGGATATTCAACACGCCGAACCGCTCGCGGCGCTCCTCGCCGAAATTATGCGCAGCGGTCGCGCCGTCTCGCGGCATGAAATCACCCTCTCCTGTCCCGGCGGCATCGTAAAGCAAATCGGTCTGTCCGCCTCGCTCCATCGCGGCCAAGGTGCGTTTGACGGCGTCATCGTGCTGTTCACGGACATGACGGAGCGCCTGCGCCTCGAACGCAGCGCGGAACTCAACCGTCAACTCGCCGCCCTCGGCGAACTCACCGCTGGCGTCGTCCACGAACTGCGCAATCCCGTTAGCGTCATCAGCGGCCTTGCCGAACTCCTCATACGCAAACTCGAGGCCGGCGACGCGCGCCGAGAGGCCGCGGAAACCATCCTCCGCGAAACCCGCGAAATCGAACGGTCCATTTCCCAATTCCTCGGGTTTGCCAGACCCTTCGAGTTGCAGCTCGGCACCTGCTCGCCCGCGGACATCATCGACCGCACGATTCAGCTCTGCCGGCGACGCGCCGAAAACAACGGCGTCACCATCGAGAACCAGTCCGGCTCGCACATGCACCCCATGCGCGCGGACCTTTACCGCTTCGCGCAGGCCCTCTCGAACATCGTCAACAACGCCATCGACGCCGCGCCCAAGGGGGGCCGTGTCGTGCTCGACGCATATGAGGAAGGCGAAACTACAGTCTTCGAAATCGCCGACAACGGCCCCGGCATCCATCTCCGGCCCGGCGAGGACCTCTTCGCCCCCTTCTTCACCACCAAGGAAGGCGGAACCGGCCTCGGCCTCACCATTGCCCACCGCATCGTCACGGCCCACGGCGGCTCCGTCTCCTACTCGAACCGCCCCGACCGCGGTGCCTGCTTCGTCGTGCGCCTCGCGCGTGCGGGACGCTAA
- a CDS encoding HD domain-containing protein: protein MPNTPDNMLLLLAEAIDAREELAIGSSIRVMDHARRFGKALKLSAKDQRTLERGALLRDIGKIRVPNSVLLKYTILTHDEWDLIRKHTHLGGGIVKTIPSLKDIEPIVRYHHECWDGTGYPDGLEGKKIPRLAHIIRIVDVFCAMTAVRHYRQNVHSVTQALDHIKSESGKHFAPDLVDVFIKAKIGKADKRK from the coding sequence ATGCCGAATACACCCGACAATATGTTGCTCTTATTGGCCGAGGCAATTGACGCCCGCGAAGAACTCGCGATCGGCTCGTCCATCCGCGTCATGGACCACGCCCGCCGCTTCGGCAAGGCCCTCAAATTGAGTGCGAAAGATCAGCGCACGCTCGAACGGGGCGCGCTCCTTCGTGACATTGGAAAAATCCGCGTCCCAAACAGCGTACTCCTCAAATACACCATCCTCACCCACGACGAATGGGACCTCATTCGCAAGCACACCCACCTCGGCGGCGGGATCGTGAAAACAATTCCATCGCTCAAGGATATCGAACCCATCGTGCGCTACCATCACGAATGCTGGGACGGCACCGGCTACCCCGACGGACTCGAAGGTAAGAAAATCCCGCGTCTGGCCCACATCATTCGCATCGTCGACGTGTTCTGCGCCATGACCGCCGTCCGCCATTACCGCCAAAATGTCCACTCCGTCACCCAAGCCCTCGACCACATCAAAAGCGAATCCGGCAAACACTTCGCGCCGGACTTGGTGGATGTCTTCATCAAAGCCAAGATTGGCAAAGCGGACAAGCGAAAATGA
- a CDS encoding HAD family hydrolase → MLKRPEAILFDMGGVLLESVDMWTDAGFEKSYPNGLPNGASPEWFMGMSRDILARYERLPAPRPAMDLRPIIAEWLPKAGMDASAETVEDWYGVLGWWEVRPLYPFVREALKRINDMGYRIGLISNTLLTSQYHRDLFRAGGIFDLFEFMVFSAEFGANKPDPRIFRHALDAMKLDASCAWYVGDKPHRDVCGAHGVGMTAVLVDGPYEHRMSDSPAHEPDVRVRDISELPELLVKF, encoded by the coding sequence ATGCTGAAACGACCCGAGGCCATATTATTCGACATGGGCGGGGTGCTGTTGGAGTCCGTTGACATGTGGACGGATGCGGGGTTCGAGAAGTCGTATCCGAATGGACTCCCAAACGGCGCGTCGCCGGAATGGTTCATGGGGATGTCGCGGGACATCCTGGCCCGGTATGAGCGGTTGCCGGCCCCACGCCCGGCGATGGACTTGCGGCCGATCATTGCCGAATGGCTGCCGAAGGCGGGGATGGACGCAAGCGCCGAGACGGTCGAGGACTGGTACGGCGTGCTGGGGTGGTGGGAAGTGCGGCCGCTGTATCCGTTCGTACGCGAGGCGCTCAAGAGAATCAACGATATGGGCTACCGGATAGGACTGATCTCGAATACCTTGTTGACGAGCCAGTATCACCGGGACCTGTTTCGCGCTGGGGGCATTTTCGACCTGTTCGAGTTCATGGTCTTCTCGGCGGAGTTTGGCGCGAACAAGCCTGACCCGAGAATATTTCGCCACGCGCTGGACGCGATGAAGCTGGATGCGTCGTGCGCGTGGTACGTGGGCGACAAGCCGCACCGGGACGTGTGCGGCGCGCATGGCGTGGGGATGACGGCGGTACTTGTCGACGGACCGTACGAGCACCGTATGAGCGACAGCCCGGCACATGAGCCGGACGTGAGGGTGCGGGACATCAGCGAGTTGCCGGAGTTGCTGGTGAAATTCTGA
- a CDS encoding LUD domain-containing protein: MATARYERLFSRIRESIEHPKHSQALMRCMQRGRDKRAEALALLPGGAAFRDEVKKTKDRCIDRQPELLDRFIENTRKRGANVFLAKDGAAAIDYVLRLAKDRGAKTVAKSKSLTTEEIEINHPLIEAGLKVIETDLGELIIQLVNEKPYHLVFPSVHKMAEDVAEIFAKATGKPVSSDIPSIMKVVQAYLRPIFLEADIGMTGANIGVAENGAIVIETNEGNARLVSSIGDCHVCVMGMEKIVETVEDAMLMVLAHPVSASGQLPTTYVTWMAGRSPLGKGDGRAPRESHIVILDNGRARMRDDPAMRESLNCIRCGACMNVCPTYGVVGGHTFGYIYPGPIGIPWTAEVHGLEKAGDFASLCISCGLCKEICPAQIDMPMMIAEVKHRDAKTHGRPRVDRVMMGADNAARLASAVAPVANVVMKSKAVRGIMERVSGICSKRALPEFKRDTFMKRFARHISTTRDAKHKVAFFVDVYANYNAPELGMAAVSALEDAGCDVIVPEQRSSGYPYIAYGDLDRARETAAYNVARLAPYAEQGYDIVATEPTAAYALKVSYPKLLQKSRKSQRVASATHEIFEYLLTIESEAGAASSHLSGRRYAFHVSCHQRPLGSGHGAMEWLRKRGATVELVETGTCCGMGGTFGLKGGALGYELSMTVGKPLFALFNASNAEAIVTESSVCAIQLAEGTGLPVIHPLALLG, encoded by the coding sequence ATGGCAACGGCCCGTTACGAACGACTCTTCTCCCGCATTCGCGAGTCCATCGAACATCCCAAGCACAGCCAAGCATTGATGCGCTGCATGCAGCGCGGTCGCGACAAGCGCGCGGAAGCGCTGGCTTTGTTGCCGGGTGGCGCTGCGTTCCGGGACGAAGTAAAAAAAACCAAGGACCGCTGCATCGATCGGCAGCCGGAGTTGCTCGATCGCTTCATCGAAAACACGCGCAAACGCGGCGCGAATGTGTTCCTCGCGAAGGACGGCGCGGCGGCGATCGACTATGTCCTGCGTCTGGCGAAGGACCGCGGCGCGAAGACCGTCGCGAAATCGAAATCGCTGACAACCGAGGAAATCGAGATCAATCATCCCTTGATTGAAGCGGGTCTGAAAGTTATCGAGACCGACTTGGGCGAGTTGATCATTCAATTGGTGAACGAGAAGCCCTACCACCTCGTGTTTCCTTCCGTACACAAAATGGCCGAGGACGTCGCGGAAATCTTCGCGAAGGCGACCGGCAAACCCGTCAGCAGCGACATCCCGTCGATCATGAAAGTGGTTCAGGCGTACCTGCGCCCGATCTTTCTCGAAGCCGATATCGGCATGACCGGCGCAAATATAGGCGTCGCCGAGAACGGCGCGATCGTCATCGAGACAAACGAAGGCAATGCGCGCCTCGTATCGAGCATCGGCGATTGCCACGTTTGCGTGATGGGCATGGAAAAGATCGTCGAGACGGTCGAGGACGCGATGCTGATGGTGTTGGCGCACCCCGTCAGCGCGTCAGGCCAACTGCCAACGACGTACGTCACCTGGATGGCCGGGCGTTCGCCCTTGGGCAAAGGCGACGGCCGCGCGCCGCGCGAATCACACATCGTAATTCTCGATAACGGCCGCGCGCGGATGCGCGACGATCCGGCTATGCGCGAATCGCTCAACTGCATACGTTGCGGCGCGTGCATGAACGTCTGTCCCACGTACGGCGTCGTGGGCGGCCACACGTTTGGCTATATCTATCCCGGCCCAATTGGCATTCCGTGGACCGCCGAAGTGCACGGACTCGAAAAGGCGGGCGACTTTGCGTCCTTGTGCATCTCCTGCGGGCTGTGCAAGGAGATCTGCCCCGCGCAGATCGACATGCCGATGATGATCGCCGAGGTCAAACACCGCGACGCGAAAACGCACGGGCGCCCGCGCGTCGATCGCGTCATGATGGGTGCGGACAATGCGGCGAGGCTGGCCAGCGCCGTCGCCCCCGTCGCCAATGTCGTGATGAAGAGCAAAGCGGTTCGCGGCATCATGGAAAGGGTCTCCGGAATTTGCTCGAAGCGCGCGCTCCCGGAATTCAAGCGCGACACGTTTATGAAACGGTTCGCCCGGCACATATCCACCACGCGTGACGCCAAGCACAAGGTCGCCTTCTTCGTCGACGTCTACGCGAACTACAACGCGCCCGAACTCGGAATGGCCGCGGTGAGCGCGCTGGAAGATGCCGGCTGCGACGTAATCGTGCCGGAACAACGCTCGAGCGGTTACCCATACATCGCGTATGGCGACCTCGATCGCGCCCGCGAGACCGCCGCGTACAACGTCGCGCGGCTTGCGCCGTATGCGGAGCAGGGTTACGACATCGTCGCAACCGAACCGACCGCGGCGTATGCGCTCAAGGTCTCGTATCCTAAATTGCTGCAAAAGAGCAGGAAGTCGCAAAGAGTCGCGTCGGCGACGCACGAGATTTTCGAGTACCTACTGACGATCGAATCGGAAGCCGGCGCCGCGTCTTCGCATTTGTCCGGCAGGCGGTATGCCTTTCACGTCTCCTGTCATCAACGCCCGTTAGGATCGGGCCACGGCGCGATGGAATGGCTGCGAAAACGTGGTGCAACGGTTGAACTGGTGGAAACCGGCACCTGCTGTGGCATGGGCGGCACATTCGGCCTGAAGGGCGGCGCCCTGGGCTACGAACTCTCGATGACTGTGGGGAAGCCGCTATTTGCCTTGTTCAATGCATCGAATGCCGAGGCTATCGTCACGGAGAGCAGTGTGTGCGCGATTCAACTCGCGGAAGGCACAGGACTCCCCGTTATACATCCGCTCGCATTGCTCGGGTAA
- a CDS encoding type II toxin-antitoxin system PemK/MazF family toxin, with translation MERGKIRWYRFDPPDKRRPVLVLTRNSAIPYLHSVTVAPITSTIRGVPSEVALGPGDGMTSPCAINLHNLQTVPKREIGARITQLSEAKLQEVFTSISFALGYSDQFD, from the coding sequence ATCGAGCGAGGAAAAATTCGCTGGTACCGGTTTGACCCGCCGGATAAGAGACGACCCGTATTGGTTCTCACTCGCAACTCGGCAATTCCTTATCTCCATTCCGTAACCGTCGCTCCAATTACGTCTACCATTCGGGGGGTGCCTTCGGAAGTCGCGCTTGGGCCAGGCGATGGTATGACGAGCCCATGCGCAATTAATCTTCACAACCTACAGACCGTTCCTAAGCGAGAGATCGGAGCACGAATCACACAATTATCCGAGGCCAAGCTACAGGAAGTATTCACTTCAATTTCATTTGCTCTCGGATACTCCGACCAATTCGATTGA
- a CDS encoding lactate utilization protein yields the protein MEFSPAVVERFTTAYQRVAGVAHVARSADDVPGLVHAIVEERGATCVALANLVDGMSSAIAGALGPNVRVLTEPFDSGALPGLIDQAQVGVTGIAFGIAQTGTLVEIATDDATRLVSALPRVHIGVVRATDLLERYDEAAPRIRALFEANPANCVVSFLSGPSRTGDIELKLTLGVHGPESAHAIVVLD from the coding sequence ATGGAGTTCAGTCCGGCCGTGGTCGAACGGTTCACAACGGCGTACCAACGGGTTGCGGGGGTGGCGCACGTCGCGCGGTCGGCGGACGACGTCCCGGGTCTCGTGCATGCGATAGTCGAAGAGCGAGGCGCAACGTGCGTGGCGCTGGCGAACCTGGTGGACGGCATGTCGAGCGCAATTGCGGGGGCGCTTGGCCCGAACGTGCGGGTGCTGACAGAGCCGTTTGACTCCGGCGCTTTGCCGGGTCTGATCGATCAAGCCCAAGTCGGCGTCACGGGCATCGCGTTCGGCATCGCGCAGACCGGCACCCTGGTCGAGATCGCGACAGACGACGCAACGCGGCTGGTTTCAGCGTTGCCGCGAGTCCACATTGGCGTCGTGCGCGCAACTGACCTGCTCGAACGGTACGACGAAGCGGCGCCGCGCATCCGCGCACTGTTCGAAGCGAACCCGGCAAATTGCGTCGTGAGCTTTCTTTCCGGTCCCAGCCGGACCGGAGATATTGAGCTAAAGCTGACGTTGGGTGTGCATGGCCCCGAGTCCGCGCACGCGATCGTTGTGCTGGATTAA
- a CDS encoding L,D-transpeptidase family protein, with product MGKRTVADVVKQYGPAARERLRSRFDAADCLFPPARIALLAFKDSRRVELYAENDGRWSFIRDYPIVAASGNAGPKLREGDRQVPEGIYAIDGLNPNSAFHLSMKVNYPNEFDRAMAGADGRTDLGGDIFIHGRDASIGCLAMGDAAIEELFTLAAEVGIENSRVVIAPTDLRTQTPERYDAQPVWLPELYANVRAELQRYPPAAPIHLVTDS from the coding sequence ATGGGCAAGCGCACGGTCGCAGACGTCGTCAAACAATACGGCCCAGCCGCACGGGAACGGCTGCGCTCGCGGTTTGACGCCGCTGATTGCCTGTTCCCGCCGGCACGGATTGCTTTACTCGCGTTCAAGGATTCGCGGCGCGTTGAACTCTACGCCGAAAACGACGGACGGTGGTCGTTCATTCGCGACTACCCCATTGTCGCCGCGAGCGGTAACGCTGGCCCAAAACTGCGCGAGGGAGACCGACAAGTCCCAGAAGGCATCTACGCGATCGACGGACTTAACCCGAACAGCGCATTTCACCTGTCCATGAAGGTCAACTACCCCAACGAATTCGATCGCGCCATGGCCGGCGCCGACGGCCGGACCGATCTCGGCGGCGATATCTTCATCCACGGACGCGACGCGTCCATCGGCTGCCTCGCCATGGGCGACGCAGCCATCGAGGAACTGTTCACCCTCGCCGCTGAAGTTGGCATCGAGAATTCTCGTGTTGTCATCGCTCCAACGGACCTTCGGACACAAACGCCCGAGCGCTATGACGCGCAGCCGGTCTGGCTTCCCGAACTCTACGCGAACGTGCGCGCCGAACTTCAGCGGTACCCGCCGGCTGCTCCCATTCATCTGGTTACCGACTCCTGA
- a CDS encoding acyl-CoA dehydrogenase family protein: MRKIQHRIEQEAALADYEAWWEREGKGISAAHDRAGTPWLRMFDVFGKRIDEVQCAPEYWTMLRRGYKAGVVWRAFKEQSLRSSFRIGYICSYFDPGLFCPYTVSLSTLLPLSKYGAEDVRARFIPNLLREDETVWQGATWMTESGGGSDLGTYVETVARRDGDRWLLTGDKYFTSNAIADVAVVAARPEGAAKGVRGLALYLVPKRREDGELNYGIRRIKDKIATRSVFTGEVELRDSEAYLLGNPEHGIYHILEVLNCSRVCNAIGSAALMQRALADAIAFANRRVAFGKPIGEQPLMRQQIRERVAEWETAHALAWESVLLFDEVWKETPPYSDRFHLFRIVVHLAKYWTAELAVRTAKWCMEVHGGMGTLAEFGVERWLREAMILAIWEGPPHRQILDGIEAMERKGAHRLLFEHLAPGAEAGELGDMVRRIEAHLTVAEDEREARAEAVFRDLAVFAGNALARKQRNLKSQI, from the coding sequence ATGCGAAAGATACAGCATCGGATCGAGCAGGAGGCGGCGCTCGCGGACTACGAGGCGTGGTGGGAACGCGAGGGGAAGGGAATTAGCGCGGCGCACGACCGGGCCGGGACGCCGTGGTTGCGGATGTTCGACGTGTTTGGCAAGCGCATCGACGAGGTGCAGTGCGCGCCGGAATACTGGACGATGCTCCGGCGAGGGTACAAGGCCGGAGTCGTGTGGCGCGCGTTCAAGGAACAGTCGCTCAGGTCGTCGTTTCGGATTGGATATATCTGTTCCTACTTCGATCCAGGATTGTTTTGTCCGTACACCGTGTCATTGTCGACCCTGTTGCCGTTGTCGAAGTATGGCGCGGAGGATGTAAGGGCGCGGTTCATCCCGAACTTGCTGCGCGAGGACGAGACGGTGTGGCAGGGCGCGACGTGGATGACGGAGTCAGGTGGCGGATCGGACCTGGGTACGTACGTCGAAACGGTCGCGCGGCGCGACGGGGATCGGTGGCTGCTGACGGGCGACAAGTACTTCACAAGCAACGCAATTGCGGACGTGGCGGTGGTGGCGGCGCGGCCCGAGGGAGCGGCAAAGGGAGTGCGCGGGCTCGCGCTTTACCTCGTCCCCAAACGCCGCGAGGACGGGGAACTCAACTATGGCATTCGCCGGATCAAGGACAAGATTGCGACGCGCTCGGTGTTCACCGGCGAGGTCGAGTTGCGCGACAGCGAGGCGTATCTGTTGGGTAATCCCGAACACGGCATATATCACATTCTCGAAGTGCTGAACTGTTCGCGCGTGTGCAACGCCATCGGCAGCGCGGCGCTCATGCAGCGGGCATTGGCGGACGCGATCGCGTTTGCGAACCGGCGCGTGGCGTTCGGGAAACCGATTGGAGAGCAACCGCTGATGCGCCAGCAGATACGCGAACGCGTCGCGGAATGGGAAACGGCACATGCGCTGGCGTGGGAGTCGGTGCTGTTGTTCGACGAGGTGTGGAAGGAGACGCCACCCTATTCGGACCGGTTCCATTTGTTTCGTATCGTCGTGCACCTTGCGAAATATTGGACGGCGGAGTTGGCGGTGCGGACGGCGAAGTGGTGCATGGAAGTGCATGGGGGCATGGGCACGCTGGCGGAGTTTGGCGTGGAGCGGTGGTTGCGCGAGGCGATGATACTCGCGATTTGGGAGGGCCCGCCACACCGGCAGATTCTAGACGGCATCGAAGCGATGGAACGCAAAGGGGCGCACCGATTGTTGTTCGAGCACCTCGCGCCGGGTGCGGAAGCAGGCGAGTTGGGGGACATGGTCCGGCGGATCGAAGCGCATTTGACGGTGGCGGAGGACGAACGCGAGGCGCGGGCAGAAGCAGTCTTTCGCGATCTGGCGGTGTTCGCGGGGAACGCACTGGCGAGGAAGCAGAGGAATCTCAAATCTCAGATTTGA
- the rsmA gene encoding 16S rRNA (adenine(1518)-N(6)/adenine(1519)-N(6))-dimethyltransferase RsmA, with protein MALRDLVQRYGISFKKSLGQNLLLDDNINRIMVDAAALSSDDDVIEVGAGLGALTANLAERARRVLAIEIDRAFMPVLEDQFRGTPNVTLFRGDVLNHSLAKLVEEYLPNGASYKMISNLPYYITTPVLFHFWEAPIRFERLVMMVQQEVAQRMTAPVNDSEYGVLSIAAALYGETTTVHFVPRTCFRPQPNVDSCIVRSILHKAPRFDSVEPKFVMKVVRAAFSQRRKTLRNSLTKTGAFGADRAAVEAAFSAAGIDPARRPQTMSLDEFARLAGEIRARI; from the coding sequence ATGGCGCTCCGCGATCTCGTCCAGCGATACGGCATCTCGTTTAAGAAGTCGCTCGGCCAAAACCTTCTGCTTGACGACAACATCAACCGCATCATGGTCGACGCCGCGGCGCTTTCGTCCGACGACGATGTGATTGAAGTCGGCGCGGGCCTTGGAGCGTTGACCGCGAACCTCGCGGAACGCGCCAGGCGCGTCCTGGCGATCGAAATCGACCGCGCGTTCATGCCCGTCCTCGAGGACCAGTTCCGCGGCACGCCGAACGTCACACTCTTTCGCGGCGACGTGCTCAACCACAGCCTCGCGAAACTCGTCGAGGAATACCTGCCCAACGGCGCGTCGTACAAGATGATTTCCAATCTTCCTTACTACATCACGACCCCCGTTCTCTTTCACTTTTGGGAAGCGCCGATACGCTTCGAGCGCCTCGTCATGATGGTGCAGCAGGAGGTCGCGCAACGCATGACCGCGCCCGTCAACGACTCGGAATACGGCGTACTGTCGATCGCCGCCGCACTTTATGGTGAAACGACAACGGTCCACTTCGTACCGCGCACCTGCTTCCGCCCGCAACCGAACGTTGACAGTTGCATCGTCCGCAGCATCCTGCACAAGGCGCCGCGGTTCGACAGCGTCGAACCCAAGTTCGTCATGAAGGTCGTTCGCGCCGCGTTCTCGCAGCGCCGCAAAACCCTGCGCAATTCGCTCACAAAAACCGGCGCGTTCGGCGCGGACAGGGCCGCCGTCGAGGCCGCTTTCTCCGCGGCAGGCATCGATCCCGCGCGCCGCCCGCAAACCATGAGTCTCGACGAATTCGCACGGCTCGCCGGTGAAATCCGCGCGCGAATCTGA